One window of the Populus nigra chromosome 4, ddPopNigr1.1, whole genome shotgun sequence genome contains the following:
- the LOC133692791 gene encoding uncharacterized protein LOC133692791 — MAVASEESTSICSHCDRAIPSSNIDLHYAHCFRNLKKCKICGDMVPKKHAEEHFLNTHAPVACSLCSETMEREILAVHKGENCPQRIVTCEFCEFPLPAVDLAEHQEVCGNRTELCHMCNRYIRLRERYNHESRCTGLPDTTVESSRDVRAAERRQPQGPQRRQPQDFSRKRLLFTIAITGIAVLLGSFLFQKKTEDSQVH, encoded by the exons ATGGCAGTTGCATCTGAGGAATCAACTAGCATATGCAGTCACTG tgACAGAGCTATTCCTTCCTCAAACATTGATTTGCACTATGCACATTGTTTCCGAAATCTCAAAAAATGTAAAATCTGTGGTGATATGGTCCCCAAGAAACATGCTGAGGAACATTTCTTGAACACTCATGCTCCG GTAGCCTGTTCACTCTGCAGTGAGACAATGGAACGTGAAATTCTAGCTGTCCATAAAGGTGAAAATTGTCCCCAAAGGATTGTCACATGTGAGTTCTGTGAGTTTCCATTGCCAGCAGTTGATCTAGCTGAGCATCAG gAGGTATGTGGGAATCGGACAGAACTCTGTCACATGTGTAATAGATACATTAGACTGCGAGAAAGATATAATCATGAGTCTAGATGCACTGGCTTACCAGATACTACTGTAGAGTCTTCCAG GGATGTGAGGGCTGCTGAAAGAAGACAGCCACAAGGTCCCCAGAGAAGGCAGCCACAGGACTTTTCACGGAAACGACTTCTATTCACTATTGCTATAACTGGCATTGCTGTTCTGTTAGGATCATTTCTCTTCCAGAAGAAAACTGAGGATAGTCAAGTGCATTAG
- the LOC133691540 gene encoding probable rhamnogalacturonate lyase B — protein MPHLGVQLLVQDRHVVMDNGILQVTLSNPDGIVTGIRYSGIDNLLEVQNDESNRGYWDLVWNTAGTTGIFDVIKGRSFKVIVETEEQVEVSFTRTWDSSQEGKLVPLNIDKRFVMLRGSSGFYSYAIYEHLKEWPGFNLGETRIAFKLRKDKFHYMIAADNRQRYMPLPDDRLPPRGQPLAYPEAVQLVNPVEPDFKGEVDDKYQYSIENKDNKVHGWICMDPAVGFWQITPSDEFRSGGPVKQNLTSHVGPTTLVMFLSAHYSGEDLVPKIGAGEAWKKVFGPVFMYFNSVMDGDDPLSLWEDAKLQMLIEVQSWPYRFPASEDYQKSDQRGNVSGRLLVRDRFVSDDYTPANGAYVGLALPGDVGSWQRECKDYQFWNRADEGGYFSINNVRTGDYNLYAWVPGVIGDYRYDVSITITSGCDIEMGDLVYEPPRDGPTLWEIGIPDRSAEEFYVPDPNPKYINKLYVNHPDRFRQYGLWERYAELYPDGDLVYTVGVSDYRKDWFYAQVTRKKDDNTYQRTTWQIKFNLDKVDHNGIYKLRVALASATVSELQVRINDPKAKPLFSSGLIGKDNSIARHGIHGLYWLYDIDVPGARLVEGDNAVFLTQPRSISPFQGIMYDYIRLEGPPSSSSNLPETSF, from the exons ATGCCGCATTTAGGGGTGCAACTCCTTGTTCAAGATCGTCAT GTGGTGATGGATAATGGCATACTGCAAGTCACTTTGTCAAACCCAGATGGAATTGTCACTGGTATACGATATAGTGGCATCGACAATTTACTTGAAGTTCAAAATGATGAATCTAATAGAGG GTACTGGGACCTCGTATGGAATACAGCAGGAACTACAGGAATTTTCGATGT GATTAAAGGAAGAAGTTTTAAGGTTATTGTAGAAACCGAAGAACAAGTGGAGGTCTCATTCACAAGAACATGGGATTCCTCACAGGAGGGCAAACTCGTTCCCCTGAACATAGATAAAAG GTTTGTAATGCTTCGTGGTTCCTCAGGATTCTACTCTTACGCCATCTATGAGCACTTGAAAGAATGGCCTGGTTTTAACCTTGGCGAAACTAGGATTGCGTTCAAGCTCAGGAAAGACAA GTTTCACTACATGATCGCGGCAGACAATAGACAAAGATACATGCCATTACCTGATGACAGATTGCCACCAAGAGGCCAACCCTTGGCCTATCCTGAGGCAGTTCAGCTTGTCAATCCTGTCGAGCCAGACTTCAAAGGAGAG GTGGATGATAAGTACCAATACTCAATTGAAAATAAAGACAACAAGGTACACGGGTGGATATGTATGGACCCCGCAGTAGGGTTCTGGCAAATTACACCAAGCGATGAGTTTCGATCTGGTGGACCAGTTAAACAGAACTTAACCTCTCATGTTGGACCAACCACCCTTGTG ATGTTTCTCAGTGCTCATTATTCGGGAGAAGATTTGGTGCCGAAAATTGGAGCTGGTGAGGCATGGAAGAAAGTTTTTGGACCCgtgtttatgtattttaattctGTGATGGATGGAGATGACCCTCTTTCGCTTTGGGAGGACGCTAAATTGCAG ATGTTGATTGAAGTCCAAAGCTGGCCTTATAGATTTCCAGCTTCGGAGGATTACCAAAAATCGGATCAACGGGGGAATGTTAGTGGCAGACTATTAGTGCGAGACAG GTTTGTAAGCGATGATTATACACCAGCAAATGGAGCTTATGTTGGACTAGCACTACCAGGAGATGTCGGATCGTGGCAAAGAGAATGCAAG GATTACCAATTCTGGAATAGAGCAGATGAGGGCGGCTATTTTTCCATCAATAATGTACGCACTGGTGACTATAACCTTTACGCATGGGTTCCTGGCGTTATTGGCGATTATCGATACGATGTTTCCATTACTATTACATCAG GTTGTGACATTGAGATGGGTGATCTCGTGTACGAGCCTCCAAGAGATGGGCCAACATTGTGGGAAATAGGCATCCCTGATCGTTCGGCAGAGGAGTTTTATGTTCCTGATCCTAATCCTAAGTACATCAATAAACTCTATGTTAATCATCCTGACAG GTTTAGGCAGTACGGACTGTGGGAAAGATATGCCGAATTATATCCTGATGGAGACCTGGTGTACACCGTTGGAGTTAGTGATTACAGAAAAGACTGGTTCTATGCTCAGGTTACCAG GAAGAAGGATGATAACACATACCAGAGAACCACATGGCAAATCAAGTTTAATCTTGACAAAGTGGATCATAATGGCATCTATAAACTACGTGTAGCACTTGCATCGGCTACCGTTTCTGAGTTGCAG gttcgAATAAACGATCCAAAGGCCAAACCCTTATTTTCGAGCGGATTGATAGGGAAGGATAACTCAATTGCAAGACATGGAATTCATGGACTCTACTGGCTTTATGATATAGATGTACCTGGTGCTCGACTTGTTGAAGGTGATAACGCTGTGTTTTTGACACAGCCAAGAAGCATTAGCCCTTTCCAGGGGATTATGTATGATTATATTCGTCTGGAAGGCCCTCCTTCTTCTAGTTCCAACTTACCTGAGACATCATTTTAG